A genome region from Alkalimarinus coralli includes the following:
- a CDS encoding ABC transporter substrate-binding protein has protein sequence MFKISSQHILIVFALLLCGILLIRLDINIALLNDNALRPTSVKGAHFPKMLVDPIGEEYPLLRPPQRIVSVTLGTDEILSALVDSDRVSGVTHLADDPIMSNIPNHYPAHVKRITGEVEEILSLEPDLVFVAAYTRAETVRLLLGSKVPVVRLSHYRSFSDIEANIRLVASVVGNEPQAEAMFNALQQNIQSIKQRVSGKSRPRVLYYSMNGYTAGAGTTIDEIIEIAGGYNVINETHIKGTQKISEEMAIGLEPDVILMNGWAPDSTPTPSEFLAMQPAWQNTPAILNNRVYDLKGAWVLSVSQYSWHGIAPVARLLHPEVFE, from the coding sequence ATGTTTAAGATATCCAGCCAGCACATACTTATCGTCTTCGCACTGCTGCTTTGCGGTATATTGCTGATAAGGCTGGATATCAACATTGCGCTTTTAAACGACAACGCTCTACGACCAACATCCGTCAAGGGAGCCCACTTCCCCAAGATGCTGGTCGACCCCATAGGAGAAGAATACCCTCTGCTCAGGCCACCGCAACGCATCGTGTCTGTGACGCTGGGAACCGATGAAATACTGTCTGCACTAGTCGACAGTGACCGAGTGTCAGGCGTTACGCATCTCGCTGATGACCCCATCATGTCAAACATACCCAACCACTATCCTGCCCATGTTAAGCGGATTACGGGAGAGGTAGAAGAGATCCTGTCACTAGAGCCTGATTTGGTTTTTGTCGCGGCCTATACCCGTGCCGAAACGGTACGGCTATTACTCGGCTCAAAAGTCCCTGTTGTGCGCCTGAGTCACTACCGCTCTTTCAGCGATATCGAAGCAAATATTCGACTCGTCGCCAGTGTTGTTGGCAACGAACCACAAGCAGAGGCCATGTTTAACGCGCTACAGCAGAACATTCAATCAATAAAACAGCGAGTTAGCGGAAAGAGCAGGCCCAGAGTACTCTATTACAGCATGAATGGTTATACCGCCGGGGCCGGAACCACTATTGATGAAATCATTGAAATAGCAGGCGGTTACAATGTCATCAATGAAACCCATATCAAAGGCACCCAGAAGATTAGTGAAGAGATGGCAATCGGCCTTGAGCCAGACGTTATTCTCATGAACGGCTGGGCACCCGACAGCACCCCCACCCCATCTGAGTTTCTTGCAATGCAGCCTGCCTGGCAAAACACCCCAGCGATACTCAATAACCGTGTCTACGATCTAAAAGGCGCATGGGTGCTTTCAGTCTCTCAATATAGTTGGCACGGAATAGCGCCAGTCGCCAGGCTTCTGCACCCGGAGGTATTTGAATGA
- a CDS encoding FecCD family ABC transporter permease, whose product MTLLAKPLNILILMLFMLAGLAVIAFFQGSVDIPFSKVPGILSNAWGWPVAVEGVRPWMQSVLIDVRMPRIIVGALAGACLAISGAVMQGMFRNPLASPSVLGVSSGASLGAVLALYLGVASVSVWALPAFAFIGATLTLFIVYRIASQRGHIATGTLLLSGVAIGALNTAISSLVLALSLNNWEVGRMIIYWTMGGLDGRTWDHVLLLLPFATLGTAALLLFSKHLDALLLGEIHAVSIGVNIANTRRWLLVITAFMVGATVSVCGAIGFIGLVVPHIIRLLIGPHHRFLLPASAIGGAITLVGADLLLRTAAPEKAIPLGVATASLGAPFFLFILIKKRWAMQI is encoded by the coding sequence ATGACACTTTTGGCAAAACCGTTAAATATTCTGATCTTAATGTTATTCATGCTCGCAGGGCTTGCAGTCATTGCATTTTTTCAGGGCTCGGTTGATATTCCCTTCAGTAAGGTGCCAGGCATATTGTCAAACGCATGGGGGTGGCCTGTCGCCGTTGAAGGTGTACGACCATGGATGCAGAGCGTCTTGATCGACGTAAGAATGCCCAGGATTATCGTTGGGGCGCTTGCCGGTGCTTGCCTCGCGATCAGTGGCGCAGTCATGCAAGGCATGTTTCGCAATCCCCTGGCATCCCCCTCGGTGCTGGGCGTTTCGTCTGGCGCCTCACTCGGTGCAGTTCTAGCACTTTATTTAGGGGTTGCATCCGTCTCTGTATGGGCACTGCCTGCCTTTGCGTTTATCGGCGCCACCCTAACCCTCTTTATAGTCTATCGAATTGCCAGCCAGCGGGGTCATATAGCCACCGGAACGCTGCTGCTTTCAGGCGTAGCCATAGGTGCCTTGAATACCGCCATATCTTCACTGGTTCTGGCATTATCTCTTAACAACTGGGAAGTCGGGCGCATGATCATCTACTGGACAATGGGTGGGTTAGACGGCCGCACCTGGGATCATGTATTACTACTGCTGCCGTTTGCAACGCTAGGCACCGCTGCTCTGCTACTGTTCTCAAAGCACCTGGACGCACTCTTGTTAGGGGAGATTCATGCCGTATCCATTGGCGTCAATATTGCGAATACCAGAAGGTGGCTGCTCGTGATCACTGCCTTCATGGTCGGCGCAACCGTTTCTGTCTGTGGCGCAATTGGCTTTATCGGGCTGGTAGTGCCTCATATTATACGGCTGTTAATTGGCCCCCATCATCGTTTTCTACTGCCCGCTTCCGCTATCGGAGGCGCGATTACACTGGTTGGGGCCGACCTATTACTACGTACAGCAGCCCCTGAAAAAGCCATCCCCCTTGGGGTGGCAACCGCCTCTTTAGGTGCACCTTTTTTCTTATTTATTTTGATAAAAAAACGCTGGGCCATGCAAATATAA
- a CDS encoding heme ABC transporter ATP-binding protein, with protein MSTLLSCSNLEFAYGKQNIIKDVALSFDKKQFVGLIGPNGAGKSTLLTLLMGLVSPTHGEITLAGRSLNTYKPREIARHISLVPQDTSIDCAFSVQEVVAMGRNPHLGPFQSERQQDLELIQAAMEKTDLLQMAERRVDQLSGGERQRVFIARAIAQQAPILLLDEPTANLDLCHQLEVLTLVKQLTESGHTAIAAIHDLGLASRFCDRLILLSQGDVVADGTPTQVLTKDNLYRYFSIEAQIEPSTEAGESVRVTALRPRYRNN; from the coding sequence ATGAGTACACTGCTTAGTTGCTCAAACCTGGAATTCGCCTATGGAAAGCAGAACATCATCAAGGACGTCGCGTTAAGCTTCGATAAAAAGCAGTTTGTTGGCCTTATAGGCCCTAATGGAGCGGGCAAATCAACCTTGTTAACACTGCTGATGGGGTTAGTTTCCCCAACTCACGGGGAAATTACGCTCGCAGGCCGATCTCTTAACACCTACAAACCACGGGAGATAGCGCGCCATATCTCTCTGGTTCCTCAGGACACGTCGATTGACTGCGCGTTTAGCGTACAGGAGGTCGTAGCGATGGGGCGAAACCCTCACTTAGGCCCGTTTCAGTCTGAGCGCCAACAAGATCTTGAACTGATCCAAGCCGCCATGGAAAAAACGGATCTATTGCAGATGGCAGAGCGCAGGGTGGACCAGCTTTCAGGAGGGGAGCGGCAACGAGTGTTTATCGCTAGAGCTATCGCTCAACAAGCACCGATTCTGTTACTGGATGAGCCCACCGCAAATTTAGATCTTTGCCATCAGTTAGAGGTTTTGACATTAGTTAAGCAGTTAACCGAAAGCGGGCATACAGCCATTGCAGCAATTCACGATCTGGGGTTAGCATCACGATTTTGTGACCGGTTAATTTTGTTATCTCAAGGCGACGTCGTGGCAGACGGAACACCGACCCAAGTACTCACGAAAGATAACTTATACCGATACTTTTCCATCGAGGCACAGATAGAGCCATCTACTGAAGCAGGGGAAAGTGTGCGAGTAACGGCGCTAAGGCCGCGATACCGCAATAACTAA
- a CDS encoding energy transducer TonB, which produces MSLLKQCILAARAPLMRAFAYLESGAFRPWRNNTDKSERLTHNSGFSVPKRLSRYAVSVLFAVLLHALLLVFWSVYHQSIQLRLPEGHQTVSLKLAKTGPNRAPEMASPKIVASPKIVASPKIVASPKIAQAEALPLPSATDGAAALTHTEPGPVLSHREHTTSQATFSRPKSVPVKSRKVLPINTPHPFVEPNNNEVESPKAEAVVGSRTQSGNEPIEDIKAQASDAGAVENKPDPPPADSLVDVETKQKGTLARAQPLSNNSPKYPRRAIMRNQQGRVKVSLSVDKSGHVNHVEVIESSGYSLLDNSVLRFVEHERFVPAMRDGEAIASTQLFLFRFLLE; this is translated from the coding sequence ATGTCTCTTTTGAAGCAATGCATCTTGGCCGCACGTGCCCCTTTAATGCGTGCTTTTGCTTATCTGGAGAGTGGTGCGTTTCGTCCATGGCGAAATAATACGGATAAGTCGGAGCGACTTACTCATAATAGTGGCTTTAGCGTACCGAAGCGGTTGAGCCGCTATGCAGTTTCGGTTTTATTCGCCGTATTGCTCCATGCCTTACTATTGGTGTTCTGGAGCGTGTATCATCAATCGATACAGCTTCGCTTGCCAGAGGGCCACCAGACGGTATCGTTGAAACTGGCGAAAACGGGGCCGAATCGGGCGCCGGAGATGGCCAGTCCAAAGATAGTGGCCAGTCCAAAGATAGTGGCCAGTCCAAAGATAGTGGCCAGTCCAAAGATAGCGCAGGCCGAGGCCTTGCCTTTACCGTCAGCGACGGATGGTGCTGCTGCCCTTACTCATACCGAGCCTGGCCCCGTCTTAAGCCATCGCGAGCACACAACGTCACAGGCAACATTTTCTCGTCCCAAAAGCGTCCCGGTTAAGAGTCGCAAGGTGTTGCCAATTAACACACCTCATCCTTTTGTAGAACCTAACAACAACGAAGTTGAGAGCCCGAAAGCAGAAGCGGTTGTTGGTAGCCGCACTCAGTCAGGCAATGAACCTATAGAAGATATAAAAGCACAGGCCTCGGATGCAGGTGCAGTTGAAAACAAACCTGATCCCCCGCCCGCGGACTCACTGGTGGATGTTGAAACAAAGCAGAAAGGGACTTTGGCAAGGGCGCAACCGTTGTCTAATAACAGTCCGAAATATCCGCGCAGGGCGATTATGCGTAACCAGCAGGGAAGGGTGAAGGTCAGCCTGTCGGTCGATAAGAGCGGACATGTTAACCATGTTGAAGTCATTGAAAGTAGTGGCTACTCATTGCTGGATAACTCCGTTTTAAGGTTCGTCGAGCATGAGCGTTTTGTACCCGCGATGCGAGACGGGGAAGCCATTGCTTCGACTCAGCTTTTTTTGTTCAGGTTTTTGCTTGAGTAG